Proteins encoded within one genomic window of Bacillus thuringiensis:
- the brnQ3 gene encoding branched-chain amino acid transport system II carrier protein BrnQ3 — MNTVSKKHIFFTGLMLFSLFFGAGNLIFPPMLGQNAGENFWPAMIGFLLTGVGLPLLTVIAISLSGNGMQQLASHVHPLFGIFFTVVVYIAIGPSMGIPRVANVAYEMGVSSFLPETIRSSNLALFLYTVIFFAIVFWLSLNPSKLVDRIGNILTPILLLSIFLLFAKSVFTPLGQSGPAMQEYQTSPIFKGFMEGYLTMDTISALAFGIIVVNTIRSKGVTDRKSIAIATAKAGLIAATGLVLVYGALGWLGATSVSLGYAKNGGQLLTVIVQQLFGPYGLLLLALIVTLACLTTCVGLVSACSQYFSTLFTKFSYKMFASIICALGLLVANLGLTKIISISVPILLVVYPIAIVLVLLSLLHKYFGGYRSVYVGALIGAAVVSVFDGLKQGGISISYITPYFEFIPLYNEGIGWLIPALAGALIGFTIAKLRGAKRVPLLTQSHEVKAS; from the coding sequence ATGAACACTGTATCAAAAAAACATATCTTTTTCACAGGTCTTATGCTATTTTCTTTATTTTTTGGGGCAGGTAATTTAATTTTCCCTCCCATGCTTGGACAAAATGCAGGTGAAAACTTTTGGCCGGCAATGATTGGATTTTTACTAACAGGAGTCGGTTTACCATTATTAACTGTTATTGCAATTTCTTTATCAGGAAACGGTATGCAACAACTAGCAAGTCATGTTCATCCATTATTCGGAATATTCTTCACGGTAGTTGTATACATCGCAATCGGTCCTTCGATGGGAATTCCACGCGTTGCAAATGTCGCTTATGAAATGGGCGTTAGTTCTTTTTTACCAGAAACAATTCGCTCTAGTAACCTAGCACTATTTTTATACACGGTCATCTTCTTTGCTATCGTATTTTGGCTTAGTTTAAATCCATCTAAACTTGTCGATCGCATTGGAAATATATTAACACCTATTTTATTACTCTCTATTTTCTTATTATTTGCTAAAAGTGTATTTACACCACTCGGGCAATCCGGACCAGCAATGCAAGAGTATCAAACTTCTCCAATCTTCAAAGGCTTTATGGAAGGATACTTAACGATGGATACCATTTCAGCACTTGCATTTGGAATTATCGTTGTAAATACCATTCGCTCTAAAGGTGTGACGGATCGTAAGTCCATTGCCATCGCAACAGCGAAAGCAGGACTTATTGCCGCTACCGGTCTCGTACTTGTATATGGTGCACTTGGCTGGCTCGGTGCAACTAGCGTCTCGCTCGGATACGCAAAGAATGGTGGACAACTACTTACTGTAATCGTACAACAATTATTCGGGCCATACGGCTTACTTCTACTAGCTCTGATTGTTACACTCGCTTGCTTAACGACATGTGTTGGACTCGTATCCGCATGTAGTCAATATTTCTCAACATTATTTACAAAATTTTCATACAAAATGTTTGCAAGTATCATTTGCGCTTTAGGGTTACTAGTTGCTAACTTAGGTTTAACAAAAATCATTTCCATCTCTGTTCCAATTTTACTTGTTGTATATCCAATTGCAATCGTACTCGTTCTACTATCGTTACTGCATAAATACTTCGGCGGATATCGCTCTGTTTATGTAGGTGCTTTAATTGGTGCAGCTGTAGTGAGCGTATTTGATGGATTAAAACAAGGTGGTATTTCAATTTCATATATCACACCATATTTTGAATTTATCCCTTTATATAATGAAGGAATTGGCTGGCTAATACCAGCATTAGCCGGAGCTCTTATCGGCTTTACAATCGCTAAGCTAAGAGGTGCGAAAAGAGTACCCTTACTTACCCAATCTCATGAAGTAAAAGCATCCTAA
- a CDS encoding sensor histidine kinase has protein sequence MKKQKNISWMYIRYSMLSSVSIALICTIVYVWKSEQQVYDLLWKESIASVPIGLFIMTTSLLIGGIVGYAIGYYIEQRIQGLNTFLFEVERGNFPSDVSFTADDEFHEVERKVIVLARRLEEQAGLFQKVTNERAHWNEEMRQEAISQERHRLARELHDSVSQQLFAMSMMMSAINEQVAEFPETTRKQLQLVENMVVNAQSEMRALLLHLRPVQLEGKKLTQGIEELLTELSRKQHMKIEWLIEPIELKKGVEDHLFRIVQEALSNTLRHAKAKKTEVRLRKIDQYAILKIIDDGVGFEVGVNKAGSYGLRSMQERVHEIGGTLKVLSFPTKGTQIEVKVPIMIERGGES, from the coding sequence ATGAAGAAACAAAAAAATATTTCGTGGATGTATATTCGTTATTCTATGTTGTCCTCTGTTAGTATCGCACTTATTTGTACAATTGTATATGTATGGAAAAGTGAACAACAAGTGTATGATTTATTATGGAAGGAATCCATCGCTTCTGTTCCAATTGGCTTGTTTATTATGACTACAAGTTTACTTATCGGGGGGATTGTAGGATATGCAATCGGTTACTATATAGAGCAGCGTATACAAGGATTAAATACTTTTCTATTTGAAGTAGAGCGAGGGAATTTTCCGAGCGATGTTTCGTTTACTGCAGATGATGAATTTCATGAAGTGGAACGAAAAGTAATCGTTCTGGCTCGTCGATTAGAGGAGCAAGCTGGACTCTTTCAAAAGGTAACGAATGAACGAGCTCATTGGAATGAAGAGATGAGACAAGAAGCGATTTCCCAAGAAAGGCATCGATTGGCGAGGGAGCTGCATGATTCTGTAAGTCAGCAGCTTTTTGCAATGTCGATGATGATGTCGGCTATTAATGAACAAGTAGCTGAATTTCCAGAAACGACGAGAAAGCAATTGCAACTCGTTGAGAATATGGTTGTAAATGCACAATCAGAAATGAGAGCGTTGCTTCTTCATTTACGACCTGTACAATTAGAAGGGAAGAAACTGACACAAGGTATAGAGGAATTATTGACGGAATTATCGCGAAAGCAACATATGAAAATTGAATGGCTAATTGAGCCAATAGAATTGAAAAAAGGTGTAGAAGATCATTTATTTCGTATTGTGCAAGAAGCTTTATCTAATACTTTACGACATGCGAAAGCGAAGAAAACGGAAGTACGTCTTCGGAAAATTGATCAATATGCAATTCTAAAAATTATTGATGATGGCGTTGGATTTGAAGTCGGAGTGAATAAGGCTGGTTCATATGGTTTAAGATCAATGCAAGAGCGTGTTCATGAAATTGGTGGGACATTAAAAGTACTTAGTTTCCCCACTAAAGGGACGCAAATAGAAGTAAAAGTACCGATTATGATTGAGAGAGGGGGAGAATCATGA
- a CDS encoding response regulator: MIKVLLVDDHEMVRMGVSAYLSTQPDIEVVGEAENGRKGSELALQLRPDIILMDLVMDEMDGVEATRAIIQEWPEAKIVVVTSFLDDEKLYPVIEAGATSYLLKTSRASDIADAVRATYDGETVLEPKVTGKMMSRMRQKKEQPLHEELTERESEILLLIAEGKSNQEIADELFIALKTVKTHVSNILNKLNVSDRTQAVIYAFRHQLTK, translated from the coding sequence ATGATAAAAGTGTTACTTGTCGATGATCATGAAATGGTTCGAATGGGTGTATCAGCATATTTATCAACGCAACCAGATATCGAAGTAGTTGGAGAAGCTGAAAATGGAAGAAAAGGTTCAGAGTTAGCACTGCAATTAAGACCGGATATTATTTTGATGGACCTTGTCATGGACGAGATGGATGGGGTTGAAGCAACACGTGCTATTATTCAGGAATGGCCAGAAGCGAAAATTGTAGTTGTAACGAGCTTTTTAGATGATGAGAAATTGTATCCTGTTATTGAGGCTGGAGCGACAAGTTATTTATTAAAAACATCAAGAGCGAGTGATATAGCGGACGCTGTACGGGCTACTTATGATGGAGAAACAGTATTAGAGCCAAAAGTTACTGGTAAAATGATGTCTCGTATGCGTCAGAAGAAAGAACAACCTTTGCATGAGGAGTTAACAGAAAGAGAGTCTGAAATTTTGTTATTAATTGCAGAGGGGAAAAGTAATCAAGAGATTGCAGATGAATTGTTTATTGCCCTCAAAACAGTAAAGACGCATGTGAGTAATATATTAAATAAGCTAAATGTAAGTGACCGGACACAGGCGGTTATTTATGCGTTTAGACATCAATTGACAAAATGA
- the liaF gene encoding cell wall-active antibiotics response protein LiaF yields the protein MKKHFSKTQLMGMLLIIFGFGLFLDMILGHFEPGGLIFAFIMLMFGRHYRKKNRYVRGNVFLFVGGIVFLFFLFSSAAFVLVVFACLALIGYQLIQQGHQQKAMKVEIKEKGIIDEEKQIYRTEPYVKNMFVGNVRMMDHIYELEDINVQYGACDVEIDLTTAMIPEGETVIVIRGIVGNIRLYVPYDIELSLNHSVIVGRVLLPGHEETGFNRNVTFRTEQYKEAPRRIKIISSLVVGDTEVRKV from the coding sequence ATGAAGAAGCATTTTTCAAAAACACAATTAATGGGGATGCTCCTCATCATATTTGGATTCGGTCTTTTTCTTGATATGATACTTGGACATTTTGAACCAGGTGGTCTCATTTTTGCATTTATTATGCTTATGTTTGGAAGGCATTATCGTAAAAAGAATCGTTATGTACGAGGAAATGTATTTTTATTTGTTGGTGGTATCGTATTTTTATTCTTCTTATTTTCATCAGCAGCATTTGTTCTTGTCGTATTTGCTTGCTTAGCTTTAATTGGTTATCAATTGATTCAACAAGGACATCAGCAAAAAGCAATGAAGGTTGAAATTAAAGAAAAAGGGATTATAGATGAAGAGAAGCAAATATATCGTACAGAACCATATGTGAAAAATATGTTTGTAGGTAATGTACGAATGATGGATCATATTTATGAACTTGAGGATATAAATGTTCAATATGGTGCTTGCGATGTGGAAATAGATTTAACAACTGCTATGATTCCAGAAGGGGAGACAGTAATTGTTATTCGAGGCATCGTTGGAAATATTCGTTTATATGTGCCATATGATATTGAACTGTCTTTAAATCACTCTGTTATTGTCGGACGTGTGCTCTTGCCAGGACATGAAGAGACAGGTTTTAATCGCAATGTTACATTTAGAACAGAGCAGTATAAAGAAGCTCCTCGTCGTATTAAAATTATTTCTTCGCTTGTCGTAGGCGATACGGAAGTGAGGAAAGTATAA
- a CDS encoding DUF3922 domain-containing protein: MFLLTLINVSVIIKLLTVHTKGRMYMLVQTIFGMDKSKKLGDYVNALQALCEQYNVETDKIAIVEATEEYYLFLVKQEDCYDVVKVETVDTNIDYYTKAYKISSFNHTAYQK; this comes from the coding sequence ATCTTTTTATTGACGTTAATAAATGTAAGCGTTATCATTAAGTTGTTAACGGTACATACAAAGGGGAGAATGTATATGTTAGTTCAAACTATATTTGGTATGGATAAGTCTAAAAAATTAGGGGATTATGTGAACGCATTACAAGCACTTTGTGAACAATATAATGTTGAAACAGATAAAATTGCAATTGTTGAGGCGACAGAAGAGTACTATTTATTTTTAGTAAAGCAAGAAGATTGCTACGATGTTGTCAAAGTAGAAACAGTGGATACAAATATAGACTATTATACGAAAGCGTATAAAATAAGTAGTTTTAATCATACTGCTTATCAAAAGTAA
- a CDS encoding Na+/H+ antiporter NhaC family protein, which produces MKETRGNGLALLPLGIFLALFIGSGIITGDFYKLPILVAISIAVGVALAMNRKESFNVKVERFAKGAGNPDIMIMVLIFVLAGAFSETAKGMGGVDSTVNLALSILPQGFIVAGIFVIGAFISLAMGTSMGTIAALAPIAVGISGQTDISIALTIATVVGGAMFGDNLSFISDTTIAAVRSQGTEMKDKFKTNFLIVLPAAIITIVLLIIVTLGSDTQIKAHSFDWIKILPYAGVLITALLGWNVLIVLTGGTVLSGVIGLLDGSYTLESFFKSVTTGMGGMMELVLLAILIGGMVELIQYNGGIQYLMNILTRNIRSKKGAEFGIAGLVSMTNMCTANNTISIIFTGPLAKNIADQYEIDPRKSASVLDLFSCCVQGLIPYGAQMLTAAGFAALSPVELLPYAFYPILVGVCGIISILIGFPRFSKVAGKKEYHKTA; this is translated from the coding sequence TTGAAAGAAACGAGAGGAAATGGTTTGGCTTTATTACCACTTGGGATATTTTTGGCGCTATTTATTGGTTCTGGAATTATTACAGGTGATTTCTATAAATTGCCGATACTTGTAGCAATTTCAATTGCTGTAGGAGTCGCTTTAGCAATGAATCGTAAAGAAAGTTTTAATGTAAAAGTAGAACGGTTTGCTAAAGGTGCAGGGAACCCAGATATTATGATTATGGTTCTGATTTTTGTACTGGCAGGAGCGTTTTCTGAAACAGCAAAAGGGATGGGCGGCGTTGATTCTACAGTTAACTTAGCGTTATCCATTTTACCGCAAGGGTTTATCGTAGCTGGAATTTTTGTTATAGGGGCATTTATTTCATTAGCGATGGGAACTTCAATGGGAACGATTGCTGCATTAGCACCAATAGCTGTAGGTATTAGCGGGCAAACTGATATCTCAATTGCACTTACGATAGCTACCGTTGTTGGCGGAGCGATGTTTGGTGATAATTTATCATTTATTTCAGACACAACAATTGCAGCTGTACGCTCACAAGGAACAGAAATGAAAGATAAGTTTAAAACAAATTTTTTAATTGTATTACCAGCAGCTATTATTACAATTGTACTATTAATAATCGTTACTTTAGGAAGTGACACGCAGATTAAAGCGCATAGCTTTGACTGGATAAAGATTTTACCGTATGCAGGAGTACTTATTACAGCGCTACTTGGCTGGAATGTACTTATCGTGTTAACTGGTGGAACTGTACTATCTGGCGTTATCGGTCTTTTAGATGGAAGTTACACGTTAGAGAGTTTCTTTAAAAGTGTAACGACTGGAATGGGCGGTATGATGGAGTTAGTATTACTTGCTATTTTAATTGGCGGTATGGTCGAACTGATTCAATATAATGGTGGCATTCAATATTTAATGAATATTTTAACGCGTAACATTCGTTCAAAAAAAGGAGCAGAGTTCGGTATCGCTGGCTTAGTGAGTATGACGAATATGTGTACAGCGAATAATACAATTTCTATTATCTTTACAGGCCCACTTGCGAAAAACATCGCAGATCAATATGAAATTGATCCTCGTAAATCAGCGAGTGTATTAGATCTTTTCTCATGTTGTGTGCAAGGGTTAATTCCGTATGGTGCGCAAATGTTAACGGCAGCAGGATTTGCGGCGTTATCTCCGGTTGAATTGTTGCCATATGCGTTTTATCCAATCTTAGTTGGAGTATGTGGAATCATTTCTATATTAATTGGTTTCCCGAGGTTTTCTAAAGTAGCGGGAAAGAAAGAGTATCATAAAACAGCATAA
- the gltP gene encoding glutamate/aspartate:proton symporter GltP: MKRIGLAWQILIGLALGIAVGAIFFGNPAVVSYLQPIGDIFIRLIKMIVVPIVVASIVVGVAGVGDVKKLGRLGGKTIIYFEIITTIAIIVGLLIANIFQPGKGVNMDQLTKTDISKYTHTTEQVQSHSFADTFVNIVPTNIMKSLADGDMLAIIFFSVLFGLGVAAIGERGRPVLQFFQGVADAMFYVTNQVMKFAPFGVFALIGVTVSTFGLASLIPLGKLLIVVYGAMIFFVVVVLGLTAKIFGINIFQFFKILKDELILAYSTASSETVLPKIMEKMEKFGCPKAITSFVIPTGYSFNLDGSTLYQAIAALFLAQMYGIDLSITQQITLLLVLMVTSKGIAGVPGVSFVVLLATLGTVGIPAEGLAFIAGIDRILDMARTAVNVVGNSLAAVVMSKWEGQYDAEKGQAYLKEISEKGQAA; encoded by the coding sequence ATGAAAAGAATAGGACTTGCATGGCAAATTTTAATAGGGCTTGCGCTTGGTATTGCAGTTGGGGCGATTTTCTTTGGCAATCCGGCAGTGGTGAGTTACTTACAACCAATTGGTGATATTTTCATCCGATTAATTAAAATGATCGTTGTACCGATTGTTGTAGCAAGTATTGTTGTTGGGGTTGCTGGTGTTGGTGATGTAAAAAAACTGGGCCGACTAGGCGGAAAAACAATTATTTACTTTGAAATTATTACAACAATTGCAATTATTGTCGGTCTATTAATTGCGAATATTTTCCAACCGGGAAAAGGCGTAAATATGGATCAGTTAACGAAGACAGATATTTCGAAATATACACATACGACAGAGCAAGTACAAAGTCATTCATTTGCAGATACATTTGTAAATATTGTTCCAACGAACATTATGAAGTCATTAGCTGACGGAGATATGCTTGCTATTATCTTCTTCTCTGTATTATTTGGTTTAGGTGTAGCAGCAATTGGTGAAAGAGGAAGACCGGTTCTTCAATTTTTCCAAGGTGTAGCTGATGCAATGTTTTATGTAACAAACCAAGTTATGAAATTTGCACCATTTGGTGTATTCGCACTAATTGGTGTTACAGTTTCTACATTCGGTCTTGCTTCATTAATTCCATTAGGAAAATTACTAATTGTCGTATATGGAGCAATGATTTTCTTCGTTGTAGTTGTCTTAGGGCTTACAGCGAAAATATTTGGAATTAACATTTTCCAATTCTTTAAAATTTTAAAAGACGAACTGATCTTAGCGTATTCAACAGCAAGTTCAGAAACAGTTTTACCAAAAATTATGGAGAAAATGGAAAAGTTCGGTTGTCCGAAAGCAATTACATCTTTCGTTATTCCGACAGGTTATTCATTTAACTTAGATGGATCAACTTTATATCAAGCAATTGCAGCTCTTTTCTTAGCACAAATGTACGGTATTGATTTATCTATTACACAACAAATTACATTATTACTTGTATTGATGGTTACATCAAAAGGTATTGCGGGTGTACCGGGCGTATCATTCGTTGTATTATTAGCGACACTTGGTACAGTAGGTATTCCAGCTGAAGGTTTAGCCTTCATCGCTGGTATTGACCGTATTTTAGATATGGCTCGTACAGCAGTTAACGTTGTAGGAAACTCTTTAGCAGCTGTAGTTATGTCTAAGTGGGAAGGTCAATATGACGCTGAAAAAGGACAAGCTTATTTAAAAGAGATTTCTGAAAAGGGTCAAGCTGCTTAA
- a CDS encoding class I SAM-dependent methyltransferase — translation MSINFHDANNKYTYAQRNAHISWVEMIKNITNIQNKQIIDIGCGGGIYTQELALMGAESVVGLDFSKEILQSAKENCSGFPNISFIHGDAHSVPYPNDTFDIVISRAVIHHLQDIPTFLCEASRILKKNGVLIIQDRTIEDCTIPGSPEHIRGYFFSIFPKLIEIESKRRPETTTIQQELQRHFLHVFPTQTQWEVRKIHDSVDALLQDLSPRTGRSILYELTDHELSQLLQQIQAALQNTAPIIERDRWTIWSALKL, via the coding sequence ATGTCCATTAATTTTCACGACGCAAATAATAAATACACATACGCACAGCGAAACGCCCATATTTCTTGGGTGGAAATGATAAAAAACATTACAAATATACAAAACAAGCAAATAATTGATATCGGCTGCGGGGGCGGGATTTATACGCAAGAACTTGCTCTTATGGGAGCAGAAAGTGTTGTTGGGCTTGACTTTTCAAAAGAAATATTACAGTCTGCAAAAGAAAATTGTAGCGGCTTTCCAAACATTTCATTCATTCACGGCGATGCACATAGCGTCCCATATCCTAATGATACATTCGACATTGTTATTTCGCGCGCAGTTATTCATCATTTACAAGACATTCCTACATTTCTATGTGAAGCTTCTCGCATATTAAAGAAAAACGGTGTACTTATTATACAAGACCGAACCATTGAAGATTGTACAATTCCCGGAAGCCCCGAACACATTCGTGGATATTTTTTCTCTATCTTTCCAAAACTCATTGAAATAGAATCGAAAAGACGGCCAGAAACCACCACGATACAACAAGAATTACAAAGACACTTTCTTCACGTGTTCCCCACTCAAACACAATGGGAAGTACGAAAAATACATGATTCTGTAGATGCATTGCTACAAGATTTATCACCTCGAACAGGTAGATCTATTCTATACGAATTAACAGATCATGAACTTTCTCAACTTCTACAACAGATCCAGGCTGCATTACAAAACACCGCTCCTATTATCGAAAGAGATCGGTGGACAATTTGGAGCGCCTTGAAATTGTAA
- a CDS encoding DUF402 domain-containing protein: MKRKYGDGSSWKRLIEKSYTVKQVEEGMLGILDIKKVREPSCKEYDGKELCIAADQYTWIQYFINGKNFAITAMLDDQKKLVQYYIDVTKKYKIDDRGLPYFDDLYLDVVLLPNDKVYILDEDELEDAYKRGDVTKEEYELAWYTTKWIIDAIKNNEFYWISILEEEIKKLK, translated from the coding sequence ATGAAACGTAAATATGGTGACGGTTCTTCGTGGAAGAGACTAATAGAAAAAAGTTATACGGTTAAGCAAGTAGAAGAGGGAATGCTTGGAATACTGGATATAAAAAAGGTGAGAGAGCCTAGTTGTAAAGAATATGATGGTAAAGAACTTTGTATTGCAGCGGATCAGTATACGTGGATTCAATATTTCATAAACGGGAAAAACTTTGCGATTACCGCTATGTTAGATGATCAGAAAAAATTAGTGCAATATTACATCGATGTGACGAAAAAGTATAAAATAGACGACCGTGGTTTACCATATTTTGATGATTTATATTTAGATGTAGTATTATTACCGAACGATAAGGTGTATATATTGGATGAGGATGAGCTAGAGGATGCTTATAAAAGAGGCGATGTTACAAAAGAAGAGTATGAGTTAGCTTGGTACACTACGAAATGGATAATAGATGCAATAAAAAATAATGAATTTTATTGGATTTCAATATTGGAAGAAGAAATCAAAAAGTTAAAATGA
- a CDS encoding PspA/IM30 family protein yields MKQSLFGRVRDAILADFHNVLDEKERKNPIAMLNQYLRDSEREITKIEKLIQRHKTLKSNFARELEQARYFVNKRSKQAIIAQEAGELQLHERALEEVAYYEGQVTRLEEMYAGVVEQIDELERRLSEMKNKLKEMHAKRMELMARENMAHANRRMNTAMHKMDENNPFLRFEEIEDHIRDLETRMNEEHERDTFDMKIAKLEREMKEKNDVSLTKELTK; encoded by the coding sequence ATGAAACAATCTTTATTCGGACGTGTACGCGATGCAATTTTAGCAGATTTTCATAATGTGTTAGATGAGAAAGAAAGAAAAAATCCAATTGCTATGTTAAATCAATATTTACGCGATAGTGAGCGTGAAATAACAAAAATTGAGAAGTTAATTCAGCGTCATAAAACATTAAAATCTAATTTCGCTCGTGAGCTTGAGCAAGCGCGTTATTTCGTTAATAAAAGATCCAAGCAGGCTATCATCGCTCAAGAAGCGGGCGAACTACAATTGCACGAACGTGCGTTAGAAGAGGTAGCTTATTATGAAGGGCAAGTAACTCGATTAGAAGAAATGTATGCAGGTGTTGTAGAGCAAATCGATGAGTTAGAGCGTCGTCTTTCTGAAATGAAAAATAAATTAAAAGAAATGCACGCAAAGCGTATGGAACTAATGGCACGTGAAAATATGGCACATGCAAATCGTCGTATGAATACTGCTATGCATAAAATGGATGAAAATAATCCGTTCTTACGATTTGAAGAAATTGAAGATCATATTCGTGACTTAGAAACTCGTATGAATGAAGAGCATGAACGTGACACATTTGATATGAAAATTGCAAAGCTTGAGCGTGAAATGAAAGAAAAGAATGATGTATCGTTAACGAAAGAGTTAACAAAATAA
- the hmpA gene encoding NO-inducible flavohemoprotein, with protein sequence MLSKKTIEIVKSTVPLLQEKGVEITTRFYEILFSEHPELLNIFNHTNQKKGRQQQALANAVYAAATYIDNLEAIIPVVKQIGHKHRSLGIKAEHYPIVGTCLLRAIKEIAGAPDEVLNAWGEAYGVIADAFISIEAEMYEQAAHKEGGWKDFRNFVVVKKVKESDVITSFYLKPEDGGKVSSFIPGQYVTIQINIEGETYTHNRQYSLSDAPGKEYYRISVKKEKGVDTPDGKVSNYLHDHVKEEDMLPVSAPAGDFVLNMDSTLPVVLISGGVGITPMMSMLNTLIEQDSKRNVYFVHAAINSNTHAMKEHVKAVDNEYEQVKAYTCYSAPTEKDLEMKNFDKEGFVEREWLQTIIPTIEAEFYFCGPVAFMKHINAALTELDVKQEHIHYEFFGPAASLQ encoded by the coding sequence ATGTTAAGTAAAAAAACAATTGAAATCGTAAAGTCAACAGTACCATTATTACAAGAAAAAGGCGTTGAAATTACAACGAGATTTTATGAAATTTTATTTTCGGAACATCCGGAGTTATTGAATATTTTCAACCATACAAATCAGAAAAAGGGAAGACAACAACAAGCGCTAGCGAATGCTGTTTATGCAGCTGCAACGTACATTGATAATTTAGAAGCTATTATTCCAGTTGTAAAACAAATTGGTCATAAGCATAGAAGTTTAGGTATTAAAGCAGAGCATTACCCGATTGTAGGTACATGTTTACTACGTGCAATTAAAGAGATCGCAGGTGCACCAGATGAAGTTTTAAATGCATGGGGAGAAGCTTATGGTGTCATTGCTGATGCATTCATTAGCATTGAAGCAGAGATGTATGAACAAGCGGCACATAAAGAAGGTGGATGGAAAGATTTCCGTAACTTTGTAGTTGTTAAAAAAGTGAAGGAAAGCGATGTTATTACGTCATTTTATTTAAAACCTGAAGATGGAGGGAAAGTTTCTTCATTCATTCCAGGACAATATGTAACGATTCAAATAAATATTGAAGGTGAAACATATACACATAATCGTCAATATAGCTTATCAGATGCTCCAGGAAAAGAATATTATCGTATTAGTGTAAAGAAAGAAAAAGGTGTAGATACACCAGATGGTAAAGTATCTAATTATTTACATGATCATGTAAAAGAAGAGGATATGTTACCAGTAAGTGCACCAGCAGGAGATTTCGTATTAAATATGGATTCAACATTGCCAGTTGTACTAATTAGTGGTGGAGTAGGTATTACACCAATGATGAGTATGCTAAATACGTTAATTGAACAAGACTCAAAACGTAATGTGTATTTTGTTCATGCAGCGATAAATAGTAATACACATGCAATGAAAGAACACGTTAAGGCAGTAGATAATGAATACGAACAAGTTAAAGCATATACTTGTTATTCTGCACCAACTGAAAAAGATTTAGAAATGAAGAACTTTGATAAAGAAGGTTTCGTTGAAAGAGAATGGTTACAAACTATTATTCCGACAATTGAAGCAGAGTTTTATTTCTGTGGTCCAGTAGCATTTATGAAGCATATAAATGCTGCACTAACTGAGTTAGATGTGAAACAAGAGCATATTCATTATGAATTTTTCGGTCCAGCAGCAAGCCTACAATAG
- a CDS encoding Crp/Fnr family transcriptional regulator, whose translation MILHKGDVLFRQGEDGPLYFIKTGLLKVVRIEEDGTPFLFNIIVPGETIPHHSLISPKEYHGTAIALIKTEVEPIISNEWYDQLQANPASYANIAMQLQSKLRMMQQRIDQLTTVSPKERLHRLQEWFTLYLGDIPIYEILTQTEIGQLIGIRRETVNRLLREQIKNEVK comes from the coding sequence TTGATTCTACATAAGGGAGACGTACTATTCCGTCAAGGCGAGGATGGTCCTTTATATTTTATAAAAACAGGTTTATTAAAAGTAGTAAGAATAGAAGAAGATGGAACACCGTTTTTATTCAATATTATCGTTCCAGGTGAAACGATACCTCACCATTCTTTAATTTCACCAAAGGAATATCACGGTACAGCAATCGCTTTAATAAAAACAGAAGTTGAACCTATAATTAGTAATGAATGGTACGATCAACTCCAGGCAAATCCTGCATCCTATGCAAATATCGCTATGCAATTACAATCCAAATTAAGAATGATGCAACAGCGTATCGATCAATTGACAACCGTCTCTCCGAAAGAACGTCTTCATCGTTTACAAGAGTGGTTCACACTATATTTAGGTGACATTCCAATATACGAAATATTAACACAAACCGAAATTGGTCAACTGATTGGTATACGCCGCGAAACAGTAAATCGACTATTACGAGAACAAATAAAAAACGAGGTAAAATAA